Proteins found in one Zea mays cultivar B73 chromosome 1, Zm-B73-REFERENCE-NAM-5.0, whole genome shotgun sequence genomic segment:
- the LOC103643621 gene encoding transcription factor MYB120: MERSRPGAAPTPSPEEEVAAEGHAHGDDVTGQEEEATPVVLKKGPWTASEDAMLMDHVRHHGEGNWNAVQRMTGLLRCGKSCRLRWTNHLRPNLKKGSFSPDEELLIAQLHAQLGNKWARMAAHLPGRTDNEIKNYWNTRTKRRQRAGLPVYPPEVQLHLALSKRCHYDDYDFPPLASSPQLSATTTTDVQALGAGPGYASSRPAPLDLARSQLAATTTQQTAQFLSPPPFSAPSSPWAKPFARNAQYFQLAHSSPVSPSTPTGPVHPAMPDLSLGGHGARAAAAADQSRLPPLSPSPGPRVELPSNQYGQPAPPTSAAAVAAGLALPDHQNAASLEQMLQELHDVIKVEPQALVPASGGGAALERHDCGVSVPESRISGLQRRGDDMDTLFGLVHPALGAPETAPAAAASNHSGSTSRHSTADQNPSTVGNSSPDQDWGLDGVCQWSNVSRIC, encoded by the exons ATGGAGAGGAGTCGTCCGGGCGCCGCGCCGACACCATCGCCAgaggaggaggtggcggcggagggCCATGCGCATGGTGACGATGTGACggggcaggaggaggaggcgacgCCAGTGGTGCTCAAGAAGGGCCCGTGGACGGCCTCGGAGGATGCCATGCTCATGGACCACGTCCGGCACCACGGCGAGGGGAACTGGAACGCAGTGCAGAGGATGACCGGCCTGCTGCGCTGCGGCAAGAGCTGCCGCCTGCGCTGGACCAACCACCTCCGCCCCAACCTCAAGAAGGGCTCCTTCTCCCCCGACGAGGAGCTCCTCATAGCCCAGCTCCACGCGCAGCTCGGCAACAAGTGGGCGCGCATGGCCGCGCAC CTGCCCGGGAGGACGGACAACGAGATCAAGAACTACTGGAACACGAGGACCAAGCGCCGCCAGCGCGCCGGCCTGCCCGTGTACCCGCCGGAGGTGCAGCTCCACCTTGCCCTCTCCAAGCGCTGCCACTACGACGACTACGACTTCCCGCCGCTCGCGTCGTCCCCGCAGCtgtcggcgacgacgacgaccgaTGTCCAGGCGCTGGGCGCCGGGCCCGGGTACGCCAGCTCGCGCCCGGCGCCGCTCGACCTGGCTCGCAGCCAGCTCGCCGCGACGACGACCCAGCAGACGGCGCAGTTCCTCTCGCCGCCGCCCTTCTCGGCGCCGTCGTCCCCGTGGGCCAAGCCGTTCGCGCGGAACGCGCAGTACTTCCAGCTCGCGCACTCGTCGCCCGTGTCCCCGTCGACGCCGACCGGGCCGGTGCACCCGGCCATGCCGGACCTGTCTCTCGGCGGCCacggcgcgcgcgccgccgccgctgccgaccAGAGCAGGCTCCCACCGCTCTCGCCGTCCCCCGGCCCCAGAGTGGAGCTCCCTTCAAACCAATACGGCCAGCCGGCGCCGCCGACCtcggccgccgccgtcgccgccggacTTGCGCTGCCGGATCATCAGAACGCGGCGAGCCTCGAACAGATGCTGCAGGAGCTGCACGACGTCATCAAGGTCGAACCGCAGGCGCTGGTCCCGgccagcggcggcggcgctgcACTGGAGCGGCATGATTGCGGAG TTTCAGTCCCAGAGAGCAGAATCAGCGGCCTGCAGCGTCGGGGTGACGACATGGACACGCTGTTCGGCCTGGTGCACCCAGCGCTCGGCGCGCCGGAGACGGCGCCGGCGGCCGCCGCCTCCAACCACTCCGGCTCGACCTCGCGGCACAGCACCGCCGACCAGAACCCGTCCACCGTCGGCAACAGCTCGCCGGACCAGGACTGGGGCCTCGACGGCGTCTGCCAGTGGAGCAACGTGTCCAGGATCTGCTGA